In Gordonia sp. SL306, the genomic window CGGTCCATCGACGCGAGACCGCGGATGAACGGTGCGAGGGCGGCCGCCTTGGTCCGACGCTCGTCGGCAGGCAGCGCGCTGTACCCGTCGAGCTCCCGACCGAACGGCTGCGGGCGACCGTTGGCGTCGATGTACTGCTCGGCGGTCTGGATGATCTCCAGCGAGTTGGCCTGCGCCTCCTCGGAGGTGTCGCCCCACGCGGTGATGCCGTGACCGCCCAGGATGGCTCCGATGGCCTGCGGATTGGCCGTCTTGATGGCGGAGATGTCGAGTCCGAGCTGGAAGCCGGGACGACGCCATGGAACCCACACGACGCGGTCCCCGAAGATCTTCTGCGTCAACACCTCACCGTCGGACGACGTCGCGATCGCGATGCCGGAGTCGGGGTGGAGGTGGTCGACGTGGGCAGCGTCGACGAGACCGTGCATCGCGGTGTCGATCGACGGTGCGGCGCCGCCCTTGCCGTGCAGGCAGTAGTCGAAGGCGGCGACCATCTCGTCCTCGCGGTCGAGCCCGGGGTAGACGTCGACGAGGGCACGCATACGGTCGAGGCGCAGTACGGCCAGGCCCTTTTCGGTCAGCGTGCCCAGGTCGCCGCCGGAGCCCTTCACCCACAGGAGGTCGACGTTCTCACCCGTGACGGGGTCGGTGTCGGTGCCCTTGGCGGAGGTGTTGCCGCCGGCGTAGTTGGTGTTCTTGGGGTCGGAGCCGAGCCGGTTGGATCGCGCGATCAGCGCGGCAACTGTCGGGTTGGTCATGAGGGGTTCTCCTCGGAATCAGAAGGTGTCGGTGTCGGGAGAGGTCAGGCGCCCCAGGAGGACTGCGTGCCGCCGATTCGCTCCTCGGCGATCTGTGCGGCGTGGCCGGACGCGGCGTAGGCCGCCATCGGGTCGGCGGGTAGCCCGCGTGCCTCGCGACGCTCGGCGAGCATCGGGCGGACATCGGTGTAGAAGGCGTCCATCATGATCGCGTTGGCGCCCAGTACGTCTCCGGACTCCTGGGCCGCGGTCAGGGCGTCGGTGTCGACGAGGAGGGCACGTGCCGTCATCTCCTGGACGTTGAGGACCGAGCGGATCTGGCCGGGGATCTTCTCCTCGACGTTGTGGCACTGGTCGAGCATCAGTGCGACCGGCGAGCCCGTGTCGAGGCCACCGCCGCGGATGACCTCGAAGAGGATCCGGAAGAGCTGGAACGGATCCGCGGCACCGACGATCAGGTCGTCGTCGGCATAGAAGCGGGAGTTGAAGTCGAACGAGCCGAGTTTCCCGAGGCGCAGTAACTGCGCCACGATGAACTCGATGTTGGTTCCCGGCGCGTGGTGTCCGGTGTCGAGGCAGACCATCGCACGCTCACCGAGGGCGGAGACCTGCGCATACGACGTTCCCCAATCCGGGACGTCGGTCATGTACATGGCCGGCTCGAAGAACTTGTACTCCAACACGAGTCGCTGATCGTCGCCGATGTGCTGGTAGATGGTCGCGAGCGACTCGGCCAGGCGATCCTGACGTCCGCGGATGTCGCCCTGCCCTGGGTAGTTGGTACCGTCCGCGAGCCAGATCTTGAGGTCGCGCGAACCGGTCTCGTTCATCACGTCGATGCAGGCGATGTGATGATCGATGGCCTTCTGCCGCACCGTCTTGTCGGTGTGGGTGAGGCTGCCGAACTTGTAGTCGTCGTCCTGGAAGGTGTTGGAGTTGACCGTGCCCAGGCGGACGCCGAGATCTTCGGCGTGGGCGCCGAGGGCGCGGTAATCGTCGACGGTGTCCCACGGGATGTGCAGCGCGACGGTCGGTGCCAGGCCGGTGAGCTCGTGGACCTTGGCGGCATCGGCGATCTTCTCACCGACTGTGCGCGGGGTGCCCGGGGTGCCGAACACCTTGAACCGGGTGCCGGAGTTGCCGAATGCCCAGGAGGGGAGTTCGATCTCGAGGTTGTCGAGGATCGTCTCGTCAAAGGTGGTCATGAGGAACATCTTTCGGTTGTGGTTCCCCGCCGCCGACGTGGCGGGGGAGTCGCCGGCGGCGGGGAGGTGTGTGAATCGTTTCAATCGAGGCAGGTCAGGCGGAGGTGCGGCTCGGTTCTGCCACCGAGATGTCGTGGGTCGTCGGTGCAGCGGGTGCATCCTCCACGAGCTCGGGGGACACGGGCGCCCCGTAGCGCTCGGCCTCGATCTGCTGGAGGGTCTTGCCCTGCGTCTTGGGCGCCCAGATGGCACCGATGACCAGTGCGATGGTCAGCAGGCCGACGAGGAGGGTGCCGACGGTGGTGAGTCCGGTGGCGGCGAGCATCGTGGGGAAGAAGTAACTCAGGAGACCGGTGGCGCAGCGGCAGACGAAGAACATCACGCCCTGGGCGCTGGCCCGGTACGGAGTTGCGAACATCTCACTCGCCCAGAGGCTGTAGAACGCTTGAGCACCGATACCTGAGGACACACCCCACAGGATCGCGAAGATCAGCATGGTCGCGATACCGCTGTCGGTGAACGCGACCAGCACGATCCAGGCGACGATGCCGAGGGCTGCGCCGAACACATAGAGGGCCTTCTGCGAGACGCGGTCGGCGTACCGCATGAAGCCGAAGTACGTGGCGAGCACGGTGCAACCCCAGACCAGCACCTGCAGAAGGTTCTGCTGGACGGCGCTCTCGAGACCTGCGGTCTCGTAGACGCGCGGCATGAAGATGCCTGCCTGGCCGGCGACGGTGTTCCAGAACAGGTAGATGCCGCCGAGGAACAGCAGCGCCATGATGTTGACCTTCTTGGAGAAGAGGCCCTTCACGCCGCGTGCGCCGACCGACGAGTTGAGCTGCCGTGTCTCGTCGACAGCCTCGTCCTGCCAGATCTTCGACTCGTGCAGACCCTGGCGAATCCACCAGACCACCGCGGCCACGACGAACAGGTGGAGGAAGATGAGGCGCGATCCCCACAGTCCGAGCGGTGCGAGCGCTGCGGCGAGGGCGAAACCGATCAGCGGCCCCACGGACCAGGCCAGCTGCGCCGTGCCGACATGTTTCGCACGTTCGACTGATGGCGCCTGTTCGGCGATGTAGGTCCACGACGCCGGGACGCCCGCGCCGACTGCGAGGCCGGTGATGACGAAGCCGGCGAGGAGCATGCCGAAGTTCAGTGCGAACGCGGCCAGCAGCACACCGGCCATGTAGACGAGCAGGTCGTAGGTGTAGATCGCCTTACGTCCGAAACGGTCGCAGAGGGGGCCACCCACGGCGGCCCCGACAGCAGCGCCGAAGGCGTTGGCGCTCAACGCCGCGAGCAAGCCGACGGCGAAGTTGCTGATGCCGAACTGGTCCTGCCAGAACGTCAGGCTGGTCGCGATCGCGATGATGGAGCCGGCCTCGATGTAGTTCGACATGGCGACCGAGATGGTCGCCCGCCAGCCGGTGGTGGAGCGCGCTCCTACTTTCATGGTGCTTCCTTGCGTCGGGTCTCAGTACAGAGGGTGGGGATCGAGGAGGTCAAGCCGGGTGTCGTCGATGTGGGGGCTCCCGTCCGGTGCGTCAGGCGAGGTGGAAATACTCCACGAGCTCGGTGCGGATGGTGTCAGGGTTGGCGCCGGGCGTTCCGTCGTCGCCCGGCGGGGTGCTCGGCGGGCGGAAGAACTCCGACATCTGGGCCTGCCAGCGGGCGTTGACCTCGGTGGCCTCCATCGCGGCGGTCGCCGCGGCGAAGTCGTCGGTCTCGAGATAGCCGACCACCATGCCGTCCTCGGGCCGCAGGAACAACGAGTAGTTGCGCCAACCGCTCGCACGCAGGGCGTCGAGCATCTCGGGCCAGACCTCGGTGTGGGCCTCGAGGTAGTCGTCGACCCGCTCGGGACGTAAGTGCAAGAGGAAGCACACCCGCTGTGGGTCGCTCATGACATCTCCTCCGGTCTCTGGGCGAACGTTTCGTCCTGCTCCGATCGAGCTTGTTTGCAGACTGTGCTGAATCATGGTTTGAAACGTTTCAATTTGTGATTGCGGCAACATTAGACCGGGCGATGTGAGTGAGTCAAGGCGGGTGTGGAGAAAGTGAGGTCGGGAGGCCTCGGGGTCACAGGGTGTCGCGTGTCGAACAGCAGGCCGCGGGTGCGCTCGGCTCACGCGGGTCGTCGACCACTCGCGAGAGCCGAGCAGACCTGCGTGAGCCGAAGCGCGGCCGGTCGCAGGGTCGGGGGCTCTCAGTCGAGGAGGCGCCCGCTCAGCTCGGTGATCACCTCGTGCGGCTGCCCGAACAATTGGGCACTGCCGTGCGCGCGCTTGAAATAGAGCTGGATGTCGTGTTCGGCCGTGATCCCGATGCCCCCATGGAGCTGAATGCCCTCGCCGGTGACACGTGCGAACGCTTCCGAGCAGTACACATGTGCCGCCGATGCCAGGTCGTCGGCAGCCGGATCGCCGGTGACGATTGCCGACACGGCAGCCCTGGAGATCGACCGAGCGGTCTCGACCAACGCGTACATGTCTGCCATCCGGTGCTTCAGCGCCTGGAAGGATCCGATGATCCGACCGAACTGCTTGCGTGACTTCGTGTAGTCGACGGTGAGGTCGAGTGCTGCCGCGGCGCCGCCGACCTGCTCGGCGGCCAGCAGGGCCCGTGCATGGGTGCGCAGTCGGCCGGGCAGGTCCGGGCCCGACGCGATCGTGCCCGCCGGTGCCTCGTCGAAGTCGATCCGCGCGAGGGGCCGACTGGGATCGACCACGGGTAGGGGGGTGACCGTCACCCCGTCGGCGTCGGCATCCACCGCGTGCAGGGTGGTGCCGTCGCCGCTGCCGGCGAGGACGAGCAGGAGATCTGCCGACTCGCCGTCGATCACGTAGTCGGCTGTGCCGGAGAGCAGTCCGCCGTCGGCGTGCACTCCCGGTCGGTCCCATCCGTCGCGGCCGGCCCAGCACACCGTCGCGATGCGCTCGCCGGACGCGATGGATGGCAGCAAGCGCGCAGTGGCCTCGTCGTCGCCGGCGATGAGGATCGCCGCAGTGGCCAACGCCGTCGCGAAGACGGGCACCGGGCTCAGCGATCTGCCCAGTTCCTCGAGAACAGCCGCCGTCTCGGCGAAGGATGCGCCTGCGCCGCCGGCATCTTCCGGGATGGGGAGGGCCGAGACACCGATCTCCGCGCACAATGTCTGCCAGAGCTCGCGATCGATCCGTGGCGTCGCGCGCATCGCCGCTCGGGCGGATGCCGAGTCGGCGCGGCGGGTCACCAGATCGCGGATGGCCTCGGCGAGCGCCTCGCGCTCCTCCGCCGAGACCGCTGCGGGGGCGATCACATCACTGGTCACAACGACTCCAGTACTCGCTGCCGCAGGACCGCGGGAGTTCCCCACGCGGTGAGCAGTGCACGCGTCTTGGTCAGGTAGAGAGACAGATCGTGCTCGGTGGTGTAGCCGATGGCCCCCAGCACCTGCAGCGCCCGGCGCGAGGCGAGGTGGGCGGCGTCGCCGGCAGCGACCTTGGCCGCGGCGACGTCCCGGCGGATGTCGGTGTCCTCCGGTGCCAGACCGTCGATCCCGAGAGCGGCGGCGTGGACAAGCGGTCGTGCCATCTCGATCGCGATCGCGACGTCGGCAAGGTGGTGCTTGACCGCCTGGAAGGAGCCGATGGGACGGCCGAACTGCTTGCGCGCCTGGGCATAGTCGGCGGCGAGGGTGAGCATCGCGCCTGCCATGCCGAGCAGCTGTGCCGCCGCCGCGAGGATGCCGATGTCGATCGCATCGTCGATGGGAACCCCATCGGCCAGTACCTCGCCCGGGGTCAGCTCGGCGACCATGCGGGTGGGATCCACCGTCGCCACCGGTTCGCCGACGGTGGCGGTGCTGAGCACGCCGTCGCGTACGAGGTAGGCGACGTCGGCGACGGGGGCCATCGGCGCGATCGGTGGGATGGCGCAGGTGGCGATGGTACCCTCGGCCAGGGCGCTCAGACGTTCCCCGGTGATGTTGGCGGCGTGGAACAACACCGGCAGCACCGCGATGGTCTCGATGACCGGTCCGGGCAGGGCGTGGCGTCCGATCTGTTCCATGGCGACGGCCATCTCGATCGCGCCGGCCGAAGAGCCGCCCGACGACTCGTCGATCAGCAGGCCGCTGATCCCGGTCTCGGCCAGCGTGGCGAAGACCTCGGTCGCCGGTTGCGGATCGCCGTCGGCCCACGCGCGGGCGCGCGAGGCGACATCGGCCTTGGTGAGCAGGGCGTCGACCGTGGAGCCCAGGTCGTCGTGCACATCGGAGAGGAGGAATTCCATGGTGTCACCTGTCCCCACGCGGGAGGCCGAGTAGGCGTTCCGCGATGACGTTGCGCTGGATCTCGTTGGTACCGGCGTAAATCGGGCCGGACAGCGAGAAGAGGTAACCGTCCATCCAGGCGTCGTCGAGTTCGGCGTCGACGCCCTGGAGGTCGAGGGCGGTCTCGTGGGTGGCAATGTCCCACTGGGACCAGAAGACCTTGTTGATCGACGATTCCATACCCAGCTGGCCGCCTGCGGCGAGACGGCTGACGGTCTGGTACGTCGAGAGCTCGTAGGCGCGGGCGCCGATCCACGCATCGGCAACGCGGGCATCGACATTCGCCGTCGACGGCACTGCGTCGCGATTGCGCTTCCACAGATCGACGAGTCGATCGGTGGCGGCCAGGAAGCGGCCGGGGGAGCGCAGCGAGAGCCCGCGCTCGTTGGCGGCGGTGCTCATGGCCACGCGCCAGCCGTTGTCGATCTCACCGATGACGCCGGAGTCGCCGGGATCGGCCGGGTCGTCGGGGACGAAGACATCGGAGAGGAAGAGTTCGGCAAACCCGGGCTCGCCGTCGAGCTGCGCGATCGGCCGTACCGTGACGCCCGGACTGCGCAGATCGAACATGAAGTACGTCAGGCCCTTGTGGCGCTTGGCCTCTTTGTCGGTGCGGAACAGGCCGAACGCCCAGTCGGCGAAGCTCGACCGCGAGCTCCAGGTCTTCTGACCGTTGAGCAGCCATCCGCCGTCGGTGCGGGTCGCCGTCGACCGTAGCGAGGCGAGGTCGCTGCCCGCCTCTGGTTCGCTCCACGCCTGACCCCAGATGTCGTCGGCGCGCGCCATTCGGGGCAGGATGCGGGCGAGCTGGTCGGGGTTGGCGTGTTCGAACAAGGTGGGGGCCAGCAGGAAGATGCCGTTCTGGCTGACGCGGCCGGGCGCACCCGAGCGGTAGTACTCCTCCTCGAAGATCACCCAGTGCAGCAGGGGAACGTCGCGACCACCGTATTCCTCGGGCCAGCTCACCACCGACATCCGATCGGCGGCCATTGTTCGTTCCCACTCCCGGTGCGCCTCGAAGCCCTCGGCGGTGTCCATCGACGGGAGTGGCTCGGCGGGAACGTGTTCGGCAAGCCACGAACGCACTTCGGTGCGGAACTCCTCGGCGTCGTCGTCGAAATAGAGATCCATGTCAGCTCCCCGACCCGTTGGAGGCCGACGCCCCACTCGCCTTCATCGACTTGGCGTCCATGCCGCCGAGCGAATCACCGCCTGATTCGGAGTTGGCCGCATGCGCGAAGTGATGCCACCCGAACACCGAGTCCATCGAGTTCCGCAGGCCCATCTGGTCCTCACAGATGTTGACGGCCTTCTTGCTCAGGAAGAGTCCCTGCATCGGCATCGCGATCATCTTCTCGGCGATCGCGTCCACCTTGGCGGACAGTTCATCCCGGGGCACGACGTGGTTGACCATGCCCCACTCGGCGGCCTGCGCGGCGGTGAACCGTTCGCCGGTGAAGAGGATCTCCTTGGCGCGGCGGGTGCCGAGCGCGTAGGCGTGTGCGAAGTATTCCACGCCCGGGATGCCCATGCGGGCAACAGGATCGGAGAAGAAGGCGTCGTCGGAGGCCACGATGAAGTCGCAGATCCACGCGAGCATCAGACCGCCCGCGATGCAGGCGCCGTGGACCTGGGCGATGACCGGCTTGGGCATGTCACGCCAGCGGCGGCACATGCCCATGTAGACCTCCATCTCGCGGGCGAGACGTTGATCTGCCCCCGACTTGTCGGTGTGATCCCAGTGCAGAGTGGCGACGTTGTCGTAGTACGTGTCGAAGTCGCGTTCGGGGGTACCGATGTCGTGTCCGGCCGAGAAGTGCTTGCCGTTGGCGCGGAGCACCACGACCTTGACCGCCGCGTCGTCGACGGCCTTGCGGAAGGCCGCATCCAGCGAATACGTCATCACCGAGTTCTGGGCGTTGCGGTAATCGGGCCGGTTCAGCGTCACGTAGGCGACAGCGCCTTCGGGACCGCCGACCTCGTAGGCGACGGGTGTCGAATCCGGCCCGAGGTCATCGGGGCCGAGTGCGGGCGGGATGACGGCATCACTCATGCCCCGAGCCTAACCTAGCAAGTGCTTGGTTGGTAGTCGGGTGTCGCTCGATCCGGGCGGCGCGGTCGGGGACTCGGTCAGCCCACGCGCATGGTTCCGCTACAGGAGGTGCTCGGTATCGCCCACAACGCGTTGCGGTTCACGGCGCTGAACGTGACCCGAACCGTTCCGGGCCCGGTGTCGAGCCGGAACGTTGGTCCGCCGACGAACAGCCTGATCTGCGCGGTGTTCAACGCGACGCCCTTCTTGCCGGTCGAGAGGTTGTGCCAGTCGAGGCGTCCGGCCGATTGGTACCCGCCTGTCGGTGTCCAGAAGCTGGAGACGTCGCGCACCGCAGCGATGACTCGGCCTCGTCCGTTCGGACTCACGAACAGTCGAGCGGTACTGAACGGCTGGTCGACGATGTTGGGACTCACTCCCCAGCACCGGTCGAGCGGCACGACCGTCTCTGCGGACGCGGTGGTGGGCGCCACGGCGCCGAGTCCGATTGCGGTGATGGCGGCGAGGAGAGCGATGATGAGGCGGAACGGGCGGCGACCACGCACCGGGGCCGGAGTCGCGGGAGCCGTGGTCGTGAGGTGAGGGAGCTGTGACATGCCGGCGACCGTAGCCGATGAGCCGATCTGCCGGATATCGGATGTTTGCGAATTATGGGAACTGTGATGGTGTTGTGACTGGTGTGTCAGATGAACGGGGGACTGGGCGAGTTCCCTATCGCAACTGTTCGGAGATCCGGTCGGCAGCGGATCGCGTCGCCTCGGCGATCGTGGTCAGCTCGGTTGCCGCCATCGTGGTGTTGGGGCAGGTGACGATCGAGGCCACCACGCCACGGTTGGCATCCCTGATCGGAGCGCCGATCGTGACCGCGGCGACGTCTCCGGTCAGCTCGTCGGGGAGGTAGTCGATCACCGACAGTTCGGTCAGCAGGTCTCCGACCTTCGCGCGCAGGCCGTCCGACATCGTGTCGAGTGAGCTCAACGCGTCGACCATGGCGACGTGATCGTCGGTCATCCGCTCGATCGAGTACCCGCGCTCGGCGATGACGTCGAGGACCAGTCGCAGCCGCGTCCGGGTGGTCTCCGGAGCCTGGGCGATCCATTCGGCCCGGACCTCCGCCGTGTCCCACGCGAGGAACTCCCGGCAGATCGGTGGGCGCAGCCGGATGCGCTGGCCATGCCGGAACCACGGTGATGCGTCGCCGTCGTCGGTGAGGTGATCGGGAACCGCGTGTTCGGACACGGTGATCGAATCGCGTGCGGTGCGTCGGGCGACGAAGCAGGGGATCGACAACCGCTCGCTCAGTTCGCGTGCGGCGCTACCCGCCCATCGACTCAGGTGATCGGCATTGTCGGCGGACCGGGCGAG contains:
- the rhaI gene encoding L-rhamnose isomerase, with product MTTFDETILDNLEIELPSWAFGNSGTRFKVFGTPGTPRTVGEKIADAAKVHELTGLAPTVALHIPWDTVDDYRALGAHAEDLGVRLGTVNSNTFQDDDYKFGSLTHTDKTVRQKAIDHHIACIDVMNETGSRDLKIWLADGTNYPGQGDIRGRQDRLAESLATIYQHIGDDQRLVLEYKFFEPAMYMTDVPDWGTSYAQVSALGERAMVCLDTGHHAPGTNIEFIVAQLLRLGKLGSFDFNSRFYADDDLIVGAADPFQLFRILFEVIRGGGLDTGSPVALMLDQCHNVEEKIPGQIRSVLNVQEMTARALLVDTDALTAAQESGDVLGANAIMMDAFYTDVRPMLAERREARGLPADPMAAYAASGHAAQIAEERIGGTQSSWGA
- a CDS encoding MFS transporter — encoded protein: MKVGARSTTGWRATISVAMSNYIEAGSIIAIATSLTFWQDQFGISNFAVGLLAALSANAFGAAVGAAVGGPLCDRFGRKAIYTYDLLVYMAGVLLAAFALNFGMLLAGFVITGLAVGAGVPASWTYIAEQAPSVERAKHVGTAQLAWSVGPLIGFALAAALAPLGLWGSRLIFLHLFVVAAVVWWIRQGLHESKIWQDEAVDETRQLNSSVGARGVKGLFSKKVNIMALLFLGGIYLFWNTVAGQAGIFMPRVYETAGLESAVQQNLLQVLVWGCTVLATYFGFMRYADRVSQKALYVFGAALGIVAWIVLVAFTDSGIATMLIFAILWGVSSGIGAQAFYSLWASEMFATPYRASAQGVMFFVCRCATGLLSYFFPTMLAATGLTTVGTLLVGLLTIALVIGAIWAPKTQGKTLQQIEAERYGAPVSPELVEDAPAAPTTHDISVAEPSRTSA
- a CDS encoding L-rhamnose mutarotase, whose amino-acid sequence is MSDPQRVCFLLHLRPERVDDYLEAHTEVWPEMLDALRASGWRNYSLFLRPEDGMVVGYLETDDFAAATAAMEATEVNARWQAQMSEFFRPPSTPPGDDGTPGANPDTIRTELVEYFHLA
- a CDS encoding acyl-CoA dehydrogenase family protein, which codes for MTSDVIAPAAVSAEEREALAEAIRDLVTRRADSASARAAMRATPRIDRELWQTLCAEIGVSALPIPEDAGGAGASFAETAAVLEELGRSLSPVPVFATALATAAILIAGDDEATARLLPSIASGERIATVCWAGRDGWDRPGVHADGGLLSGTADYVIDGESADLLLVLAGSGDGTTLHAVDADADGVTVTPLPVVDPSRPLARIDFDEAPAGTIASGPDLPGRLRTHARALLAAEQVGGAAAALDLTVDYTKSRKQFGRIIGSFQALKHRMADMYALVETARSISRAAVSAIVTGDPAADDLASAAHVYCSEAFARVTGEGIQLHGGIGITAEHDIQLYFKRAHGSAQLFGQPHEVITELSGRLLD
- a CDS encoding acyl-CoA dehydrogenase family protein gives rise to the protein MEFLLSDVHDDLGSTVDALLTKADVASRARAWADGDPQPATEVFATLAETGISGLLIDESSGGSSAGAIEMAVAMEQIGRHALPGPVIETIAVLPVLFHAANITGERLSALAEGTIATCAIPPIAPMAPVADVAYLVRDGVLSTATVGEPVATVDPTRMVAELTPGEVLADGVPIDDAIDIGILAAAAQLLGMAGAMLTLAADYAQARKQFGRPIGSFQAVKHHLADVAIAIEMARPLVHAAALGIDGLAPEDTDIRRDVAAAKVAAGDAAHLASRRALQVLGAIGYTTEHDLSLYLTKTRALLTAWGTPAVLRQRVLESL
- a CDS encoding acyl-CoA dehydrogenase family protein, with amino-acid sequence MDLYFDDDAEEFRTEVRSWLAEHVPAEPLPSMDTAEGFEAHREWERTMAADRMSVVSWPEEYGGRDVPLLHWVIFEEEYYRSGAPGRVSQNGIFLLAPTLFEHANPDQLARILPRMARADDIWGQAWSEPEAGSDLASLRSTATRTDGGWLLNGQKTWSSRSSFADWAFGLFRTDKEAKRHKGLTYFMFDLRSPGVTVRPIAQLDGEPGFAELFLSDVFVPDDPADPGDSGVIGEIDNGWRVAMSTAANERGLSLRSPGRFLAATDRLVDLWKRNRDAVPSTANVDARVADAWIGARAYELSTYQTVSRLAAGGQLGMESSINKVFWSQWDIATHETALDLQGVDAELDDAWMDGYLFSLSGPIYAGTNEIQRNVIAERLLGLPRGDR
- a CDS encoding enoyl-CoA hydratase, translating into MSDAVIPPALGPDDLGPDSTPVAYEVGGPEGAVAYVTLNRPDYRNAQNSVMTYSLDAAFRKAVDDAAVKVVVLRANGKHFSAGHDIGTPERDFDTYYDNVATLHWDHTDKSGADQRLAREMEVYMGMCRRWRDMPKPVIAQVHGACIAGGLMLAWICDFIVASDDAFFSDPVARMGIPGVEYFAHAYALGTRRAKEILFTGERFTAAQAAEWGMVNHVVPRDELSAKVDAIAEKMIAMPMQGLFLSKKAVNICEDQMGLRNSMDSVFGWHHFAHAANSESGGDSLGGMDAKSMKASGASASNGSGS
- a CDS encoding IclR family transcriptional regulator, with the translated sequence MTQTVGESSGVSQPSRAGASPPTARVVSIIELLADPARQSMTLAEIVRQIGLSRATAHAIVGELVEHGWLFRDPASNTYGMGPGFVALARSADNADHLSRWAGSAARELSERLSIPCFVARRTARDSITVSEHAVPDHLTDDGDASPWFRHGQRIRLRPPICREFLAWDTAEVRAEWIAQAPETTRTRLRLVLDVIAERGYSIERMTDDHVAMVDALSSLDTMSDGLRAKVGDLLTELSVIDYLPDELTGDVAAVTIGAPIRDANRGVVASIVTCPNTTMAATELTTIAEATRSAADRISEQLR